The Cottoperca gobio chromosome 8, fCotGob3.1, whole genome shotgun sequence genome contains the following window.
GTCTTAATAACCTGGAATAGTGTGACATTGTAGAGCACCTGGTGTCCGTTGTTCCAGGTGTACAGGACCCTCTCCCTGGGGTTGTAGTCCATCATGGAGATGTGGGAGTATTGATTGTGGAAGGGGATGTCTGTGTACTCATAGCTTGATGTGTTGGTGTAGTAGGCAAAGTAGATCTTGGCACCAGCCAGGTGGGAGTTGGTGACATAAAGTGTACCACAGATCATGAAAGACTCTCCAGCACTGCGCTTGGGAAAGCCCGTGTCCCAAGTTTGCAGCACCTCCAGACTCTGCGGCTCCAGGCGGCTGATGACAATGTTCCCAGCATTGGGGATGGTGGTGTAAACGGCCCACAGGCCATTCTCATCCACCATCAGGTCGATGTCAGAGGAGCCACCCCAGGAGTAGGGAAAGGTGTTGTTATAGCCGGCCCCACTCAGGCTGCGCTGCACCAGCACACTTCGAGAACGGAAGTGGTACTTGATGATGATGTTGCTCTGGTACTTGTTGTAGTACAGTGATCCGTTGAAGACCACGTGACCAGTGCCTGCCCAGGGGTGAGGCAGCAAGTGCTGCACAAAGTTCTGGCCCTTCATGAAATCATTCATAGTGCGGTATTCCAGGACACGCCGTCCCTTGAAGTAACCATCCATGGACCACACCTGCGAAGAGAGGAACACTTTATCCCATCGGCAAGAGGACATAGAGCTGCAACGACTAGACAAATAATAATCTGCAattattttgatcatttattaattgatttagcgtcatttttcattcattttttcaACCTCTCAAATATTATCTGTCTATTTCATATCTTATTTAAACTACATATCTTTGGGTtctggactgacaaaacaagacatttaaagacatcaccacCTATAAACTTAAAGGAGATAATGAGAAGATCTTGAGGTGGCAGGAGAATATTGTTCTGACACACATCTCTGCAAAAACACAGTGAGCaatgtttcacaatgtttggcGATGCcctgttgtgtgtatgtggtgaaGAGAGTGTGCGCCTTCATGTGCATACTGTACTTGAATACGTGCGCAGAACTATTGATCTCTCCCACGTGTACAACTGAAGATGTTGCCTGCGCTTTGCAGTCAACCAATGCTCGTGCTCCCTGGCCTTTCCAGTCCACATATCTAGAAAATCAATCCATTTAGCAGCTCTAACTTTTTCCTCAAGCACTCTCAGCGGATCTCTCCACTGACATGGCCCCTCTCTGGCTGCATCTCCCATTTCATTCCCTCAATGCTTCCGCCGAGGCACAGTTCAGCTTTTAATTGATTCAATTAAACTGCAGTTAGCttagatatttattttctccttaaCATATCAAGCAGAGCTTTGCTAAGATGCAGCTCTCGCTCCTCTGATGGTCCACCCATcgtttcttctcctctttctctgttttcctgCTCTCGCCTGCTTCCCAGGTGTAGAATAGGCACTTTTCTCCAATAACAATTCCAGTGGGTAGGTGATGCACAGCAGCTGAATTATGGAGAAGGGGAGATTATAGAGCATTAAGCATTGTGTCTCCTCTACCTGCTAAAAGAGTCCCTAGAGCTGAGCCAGGCCCAAACTCTAGAACATTTAGACCAAGCTTTTTTGGCTCCTCAACGACGTTTCCCCAAATACGATCATCATGACTGGTCAGAGTGTTGTTGTGATATTTCTGATGTATCTGGCTATTAATACTAATCAGTGATTGATCTTAAGAGTCTAATGTGATCTCAGCAAGCAAGGTGATTAAAGACAAAGATCAGGGCGTTCAATCACACAAATTGACCTTCTCTGTTGGCAATATCTATTTAGCCTGATTCAGGGCGGGGATGAAAAAAGGCCATCGTCATCTCTCCTCTCAAACTTCATCAGTTTCCAATCTTCCCTTACAAATGGCTAATAATCCACTCTTGCACTTCTTCACCACTTCCCCCATTCACAAGGCCCCACAATTCCTCTTCGTTTTCTCCCTCACTTGTGTCATTTTCCTCATTCTTCTAACCATGTATCCAGTAGCCCAAATGAAACCACATGTCATCTCTAATCATCTTAAGCCATTATAATATCATCTGGGTCCAGAGCATCTCAGTACGTTGTTGGTAATTACTTAGGTGATTTAGAAAGCTCTGGCCCAAACAACTCATTCATTTCTCCGTTGATGAAGAAGTGATTAATCAGCTGGAGTTGCAGAGACAGAGGTACACAGGGAGAAGGAAAAGGGATGCTATCAATCAGTGGCCTCAGCTTTGCATCCCCATATCTCTCTTTGACACTCCTCCTCCAGAACTCACGAGAAGTCCTGCTCAGGCAAAACAGTCAATCAGTCACTGAAGTAGCATGACAGTGTTGCTGTGACAGAGATTTTTGACAATGACTTTGGTTTTACTTCGTCCTCTATGTTTGTTGAAGTAGGTAGCGGGGGATTAAATGGTTGTAGTTCAGGGGTGAGCGTAGAAACAGAGGGACTCACTCGGTTGTCTGAGCTGGGGATCATGGTATCGGTCATCCAGGAGCCAAACCTTGAGCCTGATGCACGTACTGTGATGGGATTACTGACGCCAGTCAGCTTCCCACAGCCTGCAGgtcaaagaagagaaagaggtaAGACGCCatacaaatgtatgtgtgtatttatgtagacataaacatgtacacactgcagcacaatgtacacacaaaacacacgtGGTGTTCCTCTTGGCTGTGTTTAAGGCCCCATATCATTTTGTCAATTTAGGGGTTTCAAATGGTCCAAATCTGTAAAAacatcatcatttcttttcttcactttttgcAAATGACACATACTGTAGGTCCTATATCTCCACAGTCACAAATAATGCctttaaaaatacatcaaaggaTTTATTGATGGACATCATAATTATGCATCAATATTACGTATTGAATCCACTACATatcagaggaaaataaaatgcgGTTGGGATTAAGAATTCATTTGTGATATGCAAAAATGCAAAGATTGATTTAATGATGAATTGTTTTTCTAAACAAAAATCCTAATATTTTTTGCATGCACTTTTCTAAGATTTTTGTTTCCATTATTGTCTTAGTATCCTTTTctctgcatatatatatatacaagtaaGTAATTATTATATCTTATTATCTCATGAATAATATCATATAATGCATGAAGTCATTTCACTTTATGCAAACGCTTAAAGCCAATAGaagacaataacaaaacactaaTGACCTAAAGGCTAAACTTTTATTGCAGTCTTTTCCTGTTAAGTCatcagtttatatatatatgggattTTGTAAAATCATCAGTTTATGCTAACACCTTACATGAGAACAATCAATTATTAATTCAGGCTTTCTAGGCCAATCTTTCTTAATTTATGCGGACAAGTCGAACACAGAGGAGAGTGGAATTGTTGCCATTTGAAAACAGACTTTTGACCATTCCTGCGCTTTAATTTCATCATTAATTCCTTTCTGTATCGCTGTGGTCCAAACTCTAATAGTTTAAGTGCTATGATATTTGAGAAAGAATTTAAAATTAGACATTCAAcgactcacacacatacacttataTATCTTATACCTAGCTTCTGCATGCAGGAGTGGAGCCTGGTCTCCAGCAGAAGGACTCTCTGGCGCAGCTCCTCATAATCATAGGCCCCCATCTCCTCCTGGATGGCCATCAGCACCAAGGACAGATTCCTCACCTCCTCCCGAAGACGCAGGATCATCTTGGCATCCGTCTTGTACTGCTCCAGCACTGGCAGCAGGGGTAGCAGCTCGGTCACCTTGTCTTTCAATTCCTGAGATAGCAATCACAGAGAAAGACACatggaaaagacaaaaaagaaaaaagggtgGAGAAGATTAAACCCTGGGAGAATATAGGACAGTGGATGAGGTCAACTAGTCAGTACAGGGGATTGTGTGCAAGAGAGCCCTTCAATCTTCAGTTGTTTCTCAATCTGAAGCTCATATTGGAGCTGGAGCGTGTTCATCTGTTTGACTTCTTAGCGCCTGGATTCATCACGAGATTCACAGTGGATTTCATGCATAACTGACACTTCTGGTACACACATGGACATGGCTGTATCTTAGACTACTGTACACATTACTTCCTCTCAACATTTACACTAAGtatatttaattacattcaCAATCCGTTGTGTGGATTAGAAAATTAGGCCAAATGcacttctgttttctgtctcagTTGGTTCTGGTGATTTTCACCTACAGTGCTATAAGAGGAATGGTGCTGCTGGGTGTAAACTTGGTCTGTGACTCATGTGTTTAGGAGTGAAGAGAACAATGCGTCCTCAGATAAGAGTGCAGGAAGCAGCAGGAGAGTCAGTCTGCCTGCTTGGAAGTTAGAAGGCTCAAGAGAGAAATTGGTGTATCAATAAAGTGTGGCCGCCACAGGAGGGGCTGTTTCCTCCTTGTTAAGGTTTATCGTAAATCTGGTGATGGAGCAGCTCTCAGCCCCGTGGCGCCACATCATAAATCTCATTTTCCCCTTTTCATGCCGAGAAAATTCAGTCTCGTTAATCTCCAACGCTCCGCCATTGGCAACTTTGAGCTGCGGGCATTCATCAGCCAACCTGCTCAGGTCAAGTCCTGCTTTTTCAAAtaccttttttctcctctttattGGATTGCGGATTTGCATTCAGACAAGTCCTGGAATATAATGCTTACTATTCTGCATCTTTTAGTCATCTCAGGCTTTACTGAGGAATCGACTCATTTCACAAGCATCTTCATTACCTACATTGGACTCGCTTTCAAACACATTGAAAGCCAAACACAGACTTTCATGCTTGTCGCAGCACTGAGGCAGAGTCCCAGTGGTAAAGCAACACTTAGCATTTATCAAAGTATCTTTTAATCAAACTATTTTATGGTCCATCTAATATCTGTAAGGGTGTGAGAAATGTGGAGAAAGCCTGGGCAAGACAGCATGCTGACAGGAAGACAAAAAGGCCCCGCTGATAATGGTAGCTGAGCCTTAGCTTGTAGAGAGATAACGTAGAgataaatgtgaatatatatatgcctGTTATCTCACTGCAGACACAAGAATGTTAAGTATATAGAGGAAGAGGGActgagcgaggagagagagggaaggatgtagagaaagaaaacacttctcTTCTAGGTCCAGGAGTTTATTTATTCAGGAGTATGTGAGTTTGCTCTGCGCATGACTCAAAGATAGTTGTATTTGTGTCCCTATGTGGCAGTCTATCGAGAGCcacaacattttattgcctGTGAAGAGCGAAAGAGATTGCAATGCACCTGGCAAAGTTTGTGTGCACATGGAGAGCAATGCCACATCTAACAGTATCTGCATTCACTTGAGAATGATACACACGTGCATCACTGTACAGACAGCCAATTACCTGAAAGCCCTTTGGATTGAGACTTCGGGGATTGTCAGAGGCCACCTTCAGCTTTCCATCCACCACTTTCATTAGGCTCTCGGTGTTCCTTACATACTGTAGATCTCTGTACGTCCGCAGGTCCAGCACCTCCATTGACTGGCTAATGTTCTgaacctgtcacacacacacacacacacacacacacacacacacacacacacacacacacacacacacacacacacacacacacacacacacagacattacaatcatttctttagttattttaattCAATAACAATTTCTTACACAATCATCCACTCCTCATCCGACGTGCAGCTCTAGCTTGCAATTAGAGCTGAACTGATTAGTGCATTTGCTTATTAGTTGAACGGCTATTTTGATTAGCGATTAATGTGAATATTTCCCACATAAagcaaactgaatatctttgttgGGATTGTTGGAGGGACATAACAAGACATCACCTCGGGCTTGAAACTGAGATGAAACACTCGTTTGCTTTTCGACAGTCTGCAGACGATGAATTGAGAAAAGAATTGGTACATTAATAGATAATGAGGGACAACTCTTCAAATCTCATTTAACGTACAATTACACTCCATGGATCATCAGAAACGTAACCTGATGCTTTGCAgcttattataatatcagtgtTGGGTTCTCCCATGCATTTATAAAGAGAGGGTTTCCCAACTGGGTCGCAGTTAGTATACAATGAAGGATCATGTCGTTACGGGGTATGGTTATGGTTAGCATTATTGTACCTCAGaatagtaaaaaaagaaaagaaaaccactAATAATAAATCACTGATTTAATGCACCAAACGGCACCCGATAACAGGTGCATGCTGGGTGTAGCTAAATGTTACATGCTAAATTGCTCATGGCGGATCCTtgtttttaaatttgtattaatttttttGCAATAATACGATGTGAATGCAGAGCGTCATTcagataaagtgtttttgaaatcACTGAAGATCGCAGTGGAACAAGAGAGACTGTGTGGACTGGTTATGCTTTGCAACAGCAATAAACGAGGGAATACATCGAACCCGGAGCAGACTGAGGAGGACTTCGCGACGCACAGGACTCTCAGAATGTAACCTGATTGTAACTCAAACTCACATAGCGTTGCGTGCGCGCGCATCACATGTGAAAATGTGGCAAGCTGTTTCCTTTACGTGGCTTATTAATGTCTGTCGTTTGTGTTTAATAGTCTGAGTTTTGCCTCTTTTCTGGTGAACTACACAGAAGATGTTGTAGATCACTTGTTGTTGGTTTGCACATTAGGGCTAAGTGTTGTTTCACCAGTGTATACATTGACATTCAATGCAAAATAACTAGGAGCAACATTTACTCCTACTACATTTTTACTCACCAGTACAATTTCTTTAAAGTAACAGTACTTTACGTGAGCACTCTTCCCATCCCTGCATGCTGGTTGGTTGAAAACAGTGGTTGTTGTCTCAGTCTGCCAACCCCTCTAAGATGTTTCCATATCTGATGTTTTGCCCAAATAAATTTCCCTCAAGGCATCCATTGCCATATGTCATCTGTATGTTCCAGTTCATATGATACCAAATGTAATATCTACCCGACCTCACTATAAATAGACTGGTGTAGCATCATGTTAGCTGTCGTGTTGCACTGAGTGACGAGGGCGGTCCCCAAGTACTTGCATTGAACTGTAAATGAAAAGCTTGAGTataaagagatggatgagtgtGACAATTAAACCCAACTACAGTATGTACTATAGCACAGAAGCAATTtgttaaaaaaaccaaaactaaatatatagaaaaacagaataaacaGGCGTCAAATAATTAGCAAAGAATTAGACAGATGAAAGTTTTATCAAGataacacatacagatacacgaCATTCATAAATTATGCAATAAAATTCAACAGGTGATCTCTGATATCAATATCCAATCTCCCACAGCTATCGAAACAGAAGGGTAGCAGACTTACAGTACCACTATGACAGCGTGCACAAGTTAATGAACACATACAAACTAAACAGAACAAATCTCACGGAGGAGCAAACATGCTGTCAAGTAGGTGTTTATCTCAGTTCTCACTTTTCGCACTATGTTTAATTTTTTACTAAGTACTCCGCTTGCTCACGCTGTGACAGCCCACTTTGTTGCTGCATAACCGGCCTACTGTTTCATACGCCCCCTCATCTCCTGCACGTTGCACTGAACTGGCCAGCAAATCATCTGACAAATGTTGCAGGGCTGTGTGGTGCATATAGGCGGCTCACGTGTACATATGTCCAACTacccacacaaacagacaccCACCGAAACTGACTCGCACCACTGAGACTCATAGATCTCAGAAGATATAAATTTAAATCActcataacaaaaacaaacagtccCAACTCTCAAAGTCACTCAGACTGACGTAAAGTCTGTTTCAGCACCGAATGCGTTGCTTGCCTACACTTTGACAGCCCACTCATTTACTTTGTGTCCAGCCTACTGTTTTGTACACTCAACTCATCTCCCACATGCTTCATGAACTGGCCGGGGGAATATTTGGTTTGactatgtattatttttttttatccaattAAAAACTAGTTTGACGGCACTACAGATGGACAGTAAACTGTTCCACCAGCCTGGAGTCCAAACACATACTCCTGGGCTGCGGTGGCATTTGGAGGTTCTCCAACCTCTGAGCTGTTATAACTTACACACACCTCCATGCTGCTCAGAATACAATCAGTCGCAGGTGTCCAGTGTAATGACTCGCTCTGTACCAAAACCATAGTGTGTTTCTTGTGTATGCATACCTGACTGTGCCCTCCTATCTCATTCCTATCTCATCTCAAGTCGAAGTCAAAAGGGGGATGAGGTGTCCTAATGTCTGTGAGCCTTCTCACACCACCGCCCTTCAGAGATAACTCTGCTCTGGATGGTATTCTGTCTGCCTTTACAGAAAGCTGAATAGAGGCTTTTCCACAAGGCTACTTTACATTCTTTGAACAAAAGGACGGGTTCTGACATTGTTAGTGCAACCTTGGCTTTCCGTGTCAGGGAGAGCCTTTGTGGATCTGGTCTGCTCAAATAATTCCCACACATGCTTTGGGTTGAAATGAGGATGTCTAAGTGGGCACGGGGCTATCATGTGCACAGACACGCAGAAACATGGTATTGTAACTTGTGGCTTGTGTGCAGCTCAAATGGTGCTGACTCCAGGTGTCCTCATTAGGCTGGGCTGTGGACTGTATTTAATGGGAACGCTTGGCTCTGATGACTGCCGTTTTACAAGCAGCGTGCGTGTACAGAGGGGAGACGCGGCAACATAAACACCCACGCTGTGTAATTCAATAcccaatacaacaatacacaatacatttgcaaatgttAGAATATTCAGAGACTGTGTCAGAGAGGCGAGGATTTCACTCTGTGGTAATTTCTGAAGCCTTGTTTTGTATAatctattgtattttattgacaATGCAGTAACACATCTACACCCTCTGAGTGTTTTTATGTCTTCAGCTGTCTATAAGTTATGCTTCTctctacatacagtaaacaagatCACTTCGAAATGTTGACAGCTCAGAAATTCTTTCCTCTGGCAGAGAGTGAAAAGAAATACGAGCAGAAAATACAAATGAGCAGCTGATTACATCGCTTGAAATATGTAGATTATTATTGAGAAGGCCACTGTATTAATCTAAGAATGAGGACAAGCATGtgggaagacacacacacacacacacacacacacacacacacacacacacagctcatactgtactgtatagtactCTATAGACTTGTAGGGAATTAAACCTGCAtttaatctacacacacacactcgctatGAGCAAAGACAAGAacataaaagcatttacaaACATAACATACTGCTTCTACTGTATTTGGATTCTGCATACTTAATTATagggatgacaagcaggacagGGTTCTGTCTGCATAATAATATCGGAGaataatcataaataaatgttggttAAAAAGAATTATGAGTAGTGTTTTATGTGCAGGATTTTcttccttcattcattcattcagcttTACTGTTCAACTCCTGCATGTCTCCACCCAACAACTCACCTGCTTCATCACGTGGTTATTTCATAAAGACTATTTACATATTAGATTACCAGAGAAAATGCTATAtcgtcatatttattgtaaccGAAATAGGAAATAACCCATATTGGGATAGAAGGTTTTGgccatattgcccagccctacaTTACGGTAttctttacaaatgtacatacaatataaagatatacagtgCATCTAAATTCACATATCTAGGTGAACACAGCCACTTTCTCAGAAACAATACGCCTTCTGAACGTATGCTTAAAACAACAGCAGATTTACTGTCGGAGCAAACTTCAATGAGAATGAATGCAATATGTGAATTCAGGTGTCTCATTGATCCATCAGGACCTCAGGGCCTATTCAGCGTCTCAATTTACCTCCGTCTCTCCTCGCAAGACCACATCAATGTCAGCCCCTCCTGTCTAAACCTTCTCTGTTCTACCTCTTGCAGGCTTTCACTCGCTCTGTCGATCCACACTGCTCTTTTACATCATTCGCTGGTTTTGAGggtccacaaaaaaaaaacatactctGCTGTGAATGAGCTGCCACGGCCCATCAAGCAAGGGAAAGCTGTCAGACATTATTCCTCAGGTTTTTattagtgtgcgtgtgcgtgcgcgtgtgcgcTTGTCATACATGACACGAgtattcacaaaaaaaaaactgtgttgacttttatttttcacttagaGGAAGACAGAATGAGCACAAGTCTGAGTAAACAGACATTGTGTGCACAGTATTCCCCGTGTAACTATGCAAACAAAGCATTTGTGATCGTCACTGACTTAATTATTATCTAGTGGATTTGTATTtagaaaagaaacattcaaaGGAACTAATTCCACGGGGTTAGGTTTAGGACGTTTCTCTTATTAAGGCCATTTCTGCTTAAGCGACTCAAAAAATAATAGTTTAACAAACGAAGTCTTCCAACGTGTGTCATATTCATCTGCACGTCTGATCAACTGTGTGGTAAAGGAAGTGAGACTATTCACTTCAGCAGCTTGTGTGTGACAGACGGCGCCAGACACGAGCGCAGTGCAGTGTGTCTGCGTGGGTAACAGTCGTGTCTCAAAGTGAGTGTGTTATTGACAGCTGTCACCTTCTCCATGAGCTGACGAAGTTGCCTGCTGCGTGGGTCGCGGTTACACATGTTCTGGGCCGGTGCGACCACGGTACAGATACACTTCCCATCTGCGTCCTGCGCCGAGCTGTAGATCTGCCAGCCCTCCTCTGGGCTCGGGTACAGcgcctgcagaaacacacagacacgtatATCTTAGACTCAAGAGAATAAACGTGTTGCTTCTGCTGTTGTTCATCTAATGTTAAGGGTTGCAATCTGTTGAACATTTCTGGGGATTTCCAGGGAAAGTTAGACTCAGAATTCTTAGGTCTTAtggcatgttttatttaaaagtgctCATTTAATTGAATTGTAACCATGCACTCTTCCATCACATGTACAGATAACTTGCCAGCatttcattaaatatgaattcaGTAACATTACTACCATCTGCATGCATCCTCCCATCACACATGCAGCCCACACTACTGCCAACGCTACTGCCCTGTCTGAGCCAAGGGACTACATGCTTTCATgtaagttttgtttattttacaggagggaat
Protein-coding sequences here:
- the olfm2a gene encoding noelin-2a isoform X3 — translated: MHLFSAMFLLVMLAVMPCEALYPSPEEGWQIYSSAQDADGKCICTVVAPAQNMCNRDPRSRQLRQLMEKVQNISQSMEVLDLRTYRDLQYVRNTESLMKVVDGKLKVASDNPRSLNPKGFQELKDKVTELLPLLPVLEQYKTDAKMILRLREEVRNLSLVLMAIQEEMGAYDYEELRQRVLLLETRLHSCMQKLGCGKLTGVSNPITVRASGSRFGSWMTDTMIPSSDNRVWSMDGYFKGRRVLEYRTMNDFMKGQNFVQHLLPHPWAGTGHVVFNGSLYYNKYQSNIIIKYHFRSRSVLVQRSLSGAGYNNTFPYSWGGSSDIDLMVDENGLWAVYTTIPNAGNIVISRLEPQSLEVLQTWDTGFPKRSAGESFMICGTLYVTNSHLAGAKIYFAYYTNTSSYEYTDIPFHNQYSHISMMDYNPRERVLYTWNNGHQVLYNVTLFQVIKTSGD
- the olfm2a gene encoding noelin-2a isoform X2, whose protein sequence is MTDTGSLSGCVESILSGAIPLVTTRGQSCCRNRGTDTDETDAGASQQALYPSPEEGWQIYSSAQDADGKCICTVVAPAQNMCNRDPRSRQLRQLMEKVQNISQSMEVLDLRTYRDLQYVRNTESLMKVVDGKLKVASDNPRSLNPKGFQELKDKVTELLPLLPVLEQYKTDAKMILRLREEVRNLSLVLMAIQEEMGAYDYEELRQRVLLLETRLHSCMQKLGCGKLTGVSNPITVRASGSRFGSWMTDTMIPSSDNRVWSMDGYFKGRRVLEYRTMNDFMKGQNFVQHLLPHPWAGTGHVVFNGSLYYNKYQSNIIIKYHFRSRSVLVQRSLSGAGYNNTFPYSWGGSSDIDLMVDENGLWAVYTTIPNAGNIVISRLEPQSLEVLQTWDTGFPKRSAGESFMICGTLYVTNSHLAGAKIYFAYYTNTSSYEYTDIPFHNQYSHISMMDYNPRERVLYTWNNGHQVLYNVTLFQVIKTSGD
- the olfm2a gene encoding noelin-2a isoform X1, which codes for MTVPMLKIGAVLSTMAMVTNWMSQTLPSLVGLNGTTISRGGTSERIVSALYPSPEEGWQIYSSAQDADGKCICTVVAPAQNMCNRDPRSRQLRQLMEKVQNISQSMEVLDLRTYRDLQYVRNTESLMKVVDGKLKVASDNPRSLNPKGFQELKDKVTELLPLLPVLEQYKTDAKMILRLREEVRNLSLVLMAIQEEMGAYDYEELRQRVLLLETRLHSCMQKLGCGKLTGVSNPITVRASGSRFGSWMTDTMIPSSDNRVWSMDGYFKGRRVLEYRTMNDFMKGQNFVQHLLPHPWAGTGHVVFNGSLYYNKYQSNIIIKYHFRSRSVLVQRSLSGAGYNNTFPYSWGGSSDIDLMVDENGLWAVYTTIPNAGNIVISRLEPQSLEVLQTWDTGFPKRSAGESFMICGTLYVTNSHLAGAKIYFAYYTNTSSYEYTDIPFHNQYSHISMMDYNPRERVLYTWNNGHQVLYNVTLFQVIKTSGD